One Megalops cyprinoides isolate fMegCyp1 chromosome 4, fMegCyp1.pri, whole genome shotgun sequence genomic window carries:
- the LOC118776636 gene encoding adipocyte enhancer-binding protein 1-like, which produces MEEERERIRKEMEEKERLRKKLEEEEREKERQPPVFVEPKKCPPLGLESHRIENDQLLASSVANHGFGPQRGRLNMQGTHDENDMYGGAWCADSEDREHWFEVDVRQETEFTGVITQGRDSQIYNDFVSTFYVAFSNDSRDWTLLHDGYSEWLFFGNVDKDTPVLSQFVEPVVARYIRILPQSWNGSLCMRLEVMGCPIKDVNSYYSQNEVTPVEDLDFRHHNYKDMRQMMKVINEECPNITRIYSLGKSYQELKIYAMEISDNPGEHETGEPEFRYTAGLHGNEVLGRELLLLLMQFLCKEYNDGNPRVRRLVDGIRIHLVPSLNPDAYELAFETGSELGNWGVGHWTQEGYDIFQNFPDLNSVLWSAEDRGWVPRVMANHHIPIPDNFLSENASVAVETRAIISWMEKHPFVLGANLQGGEKVVTYPFDMARPPKMEAESGASRRRARQYEEEEEDEEEESPDDSMFRWLAISYASTHLTMTYQSSCQTDDMTGGQGIVNRAKWKPVEGSMNDFSYLHTNCFELSIFLGCDKFPHESELAQEWENNREALLVFMEQVHRGIRGVVKDRDGNPVANATVSVEGVDHDVKTADTGDYWRLLNPGEYRVTVRAEGYSPLTRLCVVGYDAGATPCSFTLSKSNWDRIREIMALNGNKPIRLLRLRLRRLRQQRLRASLTTTVPPTTVPPTTTTTTTTLPPTTTTELLTEGTTSWYDSWVYEENPTATTLAQPVYTEATPDYSFEYKIDDY; this is translated from the exons atggaggaggagagagaaaggataaggaaagaaatggaggaaaaag AAAGACTGAGAAAGAAgttggaggaggaagagagggaaaaagagagacagccTCCTGTCTTCGTTGAACCAAAAA AATGCCCCCCACTCGGATTGGAATCCCATCGCATTGAGAACGATCAGCTCCTGGCTTCCTCTGTGGCAAACCATGGGTTTGGCCCTCAAAGAGGCCGTCTCAATATGCAG GGTACGCACGATGAGAATGACATGTATGGTGGAGCCTGGTGTGCCGACAGCGAGGACAGGGAGCACTGGTTTGAGGTGGACGTTCGACAAGAGACGGAGTTCACTGGCGTCATCACCCAGGGCAGAGACTCCCAAATATA CAATGACTTTGTCTCCACGTTCTATGTGGCCTTCAGCAATGACAGTCGGGATTGGACCTTGCTCCACGATGGCTACTCTGAGTGG CTGTTCTTCGGCAATGTGGACAAGGACACGCCCGTGCTGTCCCAGTTTGTGGAGCCGGTGGTGGCACGCTACATTCGCATTCTGCCTCAGAGCTGGAATGGCAGCCTGTGCATGAGGCTGGAAGTGATGGGCTGTCCGATCAAGG ATGTAAACAGCTATTATAGTCAAAATGAAGTCACTCCAGTGGAGGACCTGGACTTCAGACATCACAACTACAAAGATATGAGACAG ATGATGAAAGTGATCAATGAGGAGTGTCCCAACATCACCAGAATCTACAGCCTGGGCAAGAGCTACCAGGAGCTGAAGATCTATGCCATGGAGATCTCTGACAACCCTGGGGAACACGAGACAG GTGAGCCGGAGTTTCGTTACACGGCCGGTCTCCACGGTAACGAGGTGCTGGGGCGGGAGCTGCTACTCCTTCTGATGCAGTTCCTGTGCAAGGAGTACAACGATGGCAACCCTCGAGTGCGCCGCCTGGTGGACGGCATACGCATCCACCTGGTTCCCTCGCTGAACCCGGACGCCTACGAGCTGGCCTTTGAAACG GGTTCTGAGCTGGGCAACTGGGGAGTGGGCCACTGGACACAAGAGGGCTATGATATCTTCCAAAACTTCCCTGACCTCAACAGTGTTCTGTGGAGTGCGGAGGACAGGGGCTGGGTCCCACGTGTCATGGCCAATCACCACATCCCCATCCCGGACAACTTCCTGTCAGAGAATGCTTCG GTTGCTGTGGAGACACGAGCCATCATTTCATGGATGGAGAAGCACCCTTTTGTGCTGGGGGCAAACCTTCAGGGAGGGGAGAAGGTCGTGACATACCCCTTCGATATGGCCCGGCCACCCAAAATGGAGGCTGAGAGCGGGGCAAGCAGACGCAGGGCACGGCAgtatgaggaggaggaggaggacgaggaagag GAGTCACCGGACGACTCCATGTTCCGCTGGCTTGCCATCTCCTATGCCTCCACCCATCTCACCATGACCTACCAAAGCTCCTGTCAAACCGATGACATGACCGGCGGGCAGGGCATCGTCAACCGTGCAAAATGGAAGCCGGTTGAGGGAA GCATGAATGACTTCAGTTACCTGCATACCAACTGCTTTGAGCTGTCCATCTTCCTTGGCTGTGACAAGTTCCCCCATGAAAGTGAACTGGCCCAGGAATGGGAGAACAACCGCGAGGCCCTGTTGGTGTTCATGGAGCAG GTGCATCGTGGGATCAGGGGTGTGGTCAAGGACCGTGATGGCAACCCTGTTGCCAACGCAACTGTGTCCGTGGAAGGGGTGGACCACGATGTCAAAACAG cgGACACTGGGGACTACTGGCGGCTGCTGAACCCGGGTGAGTACCGAGTGACAGTGCGGGCAGAGGGCTACTCACCCCTGACCCGGCTGTGTGTGGTGGGCTACGACGCGGGCGCCACCCCCTGCAGCTTCACCCTCAGCAAGTCGAACTGGGATCGCATCCGGGAGATCATGGCCCTCAACGGCAACAAGCCCATCCGGCTCCTCAG ACTGCGCCTGCGCCGACTCCGCCAGCAGAGACTGAGAGCCAGCCTCACCACAACCGTGCCACCCACAACCGTGCCacccacaaccaccaccacaaccaccacccttccccccaccaccacgACCGAGCTCCTGACCGAGGGCACCACCTCCTGGTACGACTCCTGGGTCTACGAGGAAAACCCCACCGCTACCACGCTCGCCCAGCCGGTCTACACCGAAGCTACACCAGATTACAGCTTCGAGTACAAAATAGATGATTATTAG